In Arthrobacter sp. UKPF54-2, the following are encoded in one genomic region:
- the nirD gene encoding nitrite reductase small subunit NirD, which yields MTAVLESAARSFVERTAGAGPAWHRVCAVEDLEPGWGEAALIAGRQVALFRTATGVFAVEQADPATGAHVMARGITGSRGTRPTLASPLHKEVYDLGTGECLGNPELRLGTYAARVADGFVEVEL from the coding sequence ATGACTGCCGTACTGGAGAGCGCAGCCCGCAGCTTTGTGGAGCGCACCGCAGGCGCCGGACCCGCGTGGCACCGGGTCTGCGCCGTCGAGGACCTGGAGCCGGGCTGGGGCGAGGCCGCGCTTATCGCGGGGCGCCAGGTGGCGCTGTTCCGCACCGCCACCGGCGTGTTCGCGGTGGAACAGGCCGATCCGGCCACCGGCGCGCACGTGATGGCCCGCGGCATCACGGGGTCCCGCGGAACCCGCCCCACGCTGGCCTCGCCCCTGCACAAGGAGGTCTATGACCTCGGCACGGGGGAGTGCCTGGGCAACCCGGAACTGCGCCTGGGCACCTACGCCGCCCGGGTCGCGGACGGCTTCGTCGAGGTGGAGCTCTAG
- the nirB gene encoding nitrite reductase large subunit NirB produces the protein MTGQTASPENASPTAASGQSPRRVVVAGGGPAAHRFAEAMHARGLDGWQVTVLTEEAHLPYDRVALSRALTDADVDLTLGTASMWDHDALTLRTGERVTGLDAAGKTVQTAAGTEYPYDELVVATGSDAARLPIPGAELTHVYRTLEDVRAINQAIAELTVKLGRKVNAVTIGGGLLGLESAAGTEQLGATPIVINGSPWLMNTQLDEGAGQALGRLIEAKGFTVHGGVFPAEVLADADGQVTGVLMADGRIIDADLVIVAIGVKPRDELFRTANEAGPAGDQLFDLGPRGGVVISDGCETQVPGIWAIGEVANFGGMCLGLVAPANTMAEIVADRLHGGAATFPGFDTATKLKLSGVDVASFGDAFARTEHALEIVYADPARGVYQKIVTTDDAKTLLGGIFVGDAAPYTSLRPLLGRELPAEPGAYLTAAGGGDDVPDTELPDDAILCSCNNVTAGSIRDAVNGCGACDGDAPVRDLGELKGCTRAGTSCGSCVPMLKKLLETELTKSGVEVSKALCEHIELSRQELFETIRVLELDSFEQVMARYGTGDGCDICKPTIANILASQNSAYVLDAGRGTLQDTNDRALANMQKDGSYSVVPRIAGGEITPKKLGVIAAVAEKYGLYTKITGGQRIDMFGARLEQLPEIWKELVDAGFESGQAYGKSLRTVKSCVGSTWCRFGVQDSVAMAIALELRYRGLRSPHKLKMGVSGCARECAEARGKDVGVIATADGWNLYVGGNGGATPAHAQLLAKDLDDATLVKYIDRYFMYYIRTADRLQRTARWQEELDGGIKHVADVVVHDTLGIAADLEAAMAKHVDTYIDEWADTLKDPDRLRRFRSFVNAPDQRDDSITHLPDERGQMRPATAEEKAAGRQPVLIGASIPVRSSNENEV, from the coding sequence GTGACCGGACAGACCGCCAGCCCCGAAAACGCTAGTCCCACTGCCGCATCCGGGCAGAGCCCCCGCCGCGTCGTCGTCGCCGGCGGCGGACCCGCGGCGCACCGCTTCGCCGAGGCGATGCACGCCCGCGGCCTGGACGGCTGGCAGGTCACCGTCCTCACCGAGGAAGCCCACCTGCCCTACGACCGCGTCGCGCTCAGCAGGGCCCTCACCGACGCCGACGTCGACCTCACCCTCGGCACCGCCTCAATGTGGGACCACGACGCGCTCACCCTCAGGACCGGCGAGCGCGTCACGGGCCTCGACGCCGCCGGCAAAACCGTGCAGACCGCGGCCGGCACCGAATACCCCTACGACGAACTGGTGGTCGCTACCGGCTCGGACGCGGCCCGCCTGCCCATCCCCGGCGCCGAACTCACCCACGTCTACCGCACCCTGGAGGACGTTCGGGCCATCAACCAGGCGATCGCGGAGCTCACCGTGAAGCTGGGCCGCAAGGTCAACGCCGTCACGATCGGCGGCGGGCTGCTGGGCCTGGAATCCGCGGCAGGCACCGAACAGCTCGGCGCCACCCCGATCGTCATCAACGGCTCCCCCTGGCTGATGAACACCCAGCTGGACGAGGGCGCCGGGCAGGCCCTGGGTCGGCTGATCGAGGCCAAGGGCTTCACCGTCCACGGCGGCGTCTTCCCCGCCGAGGTCCTCGCCGACGCCGACGGCCAGGTCACCGGTGTGCTGATGGCCGACGGCCGGATCATCGACGCCGACCTCGTCATCGTCGCGATCGGCGTGAAGCCTCGCGACGAGCTGTTCCGCACGGCCAACGAGGCCGGCCCGGCCGGGGACCAGCTGTTCGACCTCGGCCCGCGCGGCGGCGTCGTCATCTCCGACGGCTGCGAAACGCAGGTCCCCGGCATCTGGGCCATCGGAGAGGTCGCCAACTTCGGCGGCATGTGCCTGGGCCTCGTGGCACCCGCCAACACGATGGCCGAAATCGTCGCGGACCGGCTGCACGGCGGCGCGGCGACCTTCCCGGGGTTCGACACCGCCACGAAGCTCAAGCTCTCCGGCGTCGACGTCGCCAGCTTCGGCGACGCCTTCGCCCGCACCGAACACGCCCTCGAAATCGTCTACGCCGACCCCGCCCGCGGCGTCTACCAGAAGATCGTCACCACGGACGACGCCAAGACCCTCCTCGGGGGCATCTTCGTCGGCGACGCGGCCCCCTACACGTCGCTGCGCCCCCTGCTGGGCCGCGAACTCCCGGCCGAGCCCGGCGCCTACCTCACCGCGGCCGGCGGCGGGGACGACGTACCGGACACCGAACTCCCGGACGACGCCATCCTGTGCTCCTGCAACAACGTCACGGCCGGATCCATCCGCGACGCCGTCAACGGCTGCGGCGCCTGCGACGGCGACGCGCCGGTCCGGGACCTCGGCGAGCTCAAGGGCTGCACCCGCGCCGGGACCAGCTGCGGATCCTGTGTCCCGATGCTCAAGAAGCTGCTCGAAACCGAGCTGACCAAGTCCGGCGTCGAGGTCTCCAAGGCGCTCTGCGAGCACATCGAGCTCTCCCGCCAGGAGCTCTTCGAGACCATCCGGGTGCTGGAACTGGACTCCTTCGAGCAGGTCATGGCCAGGTACGGCACCGGGGACGGCTGCGACATCTGCAAACCGACCATCGCCAACATCCTGGCCAGCCAGAACAGCGCCTATGTCCTGGACGCCGGCCGCGGCACCCTGCAGGACACCAACGACCGTGCCCTGGCCAACATGCAGAAGGACGGCAGCTACTCGGTGGTCCCGCGCATCGCCGGCGGCGAGATCACCCCCAAGAAGCTCGGTGTGATCGCCGCGGTCGCGGAAAAGTACGGTCTGTACACCAAAATCACCGGCGGGCAGCGGATCGACATGTTCGGCGCCCGGCTGGAGCAGCTGCCGGAGATCTGGAAGGAACTGGTGGACGCCGGCTTCGAATCCGGCCAGGCCTACGGCAAGAGCCTGCGGACCGTGAAGTCCTGCGTCGGCTCCACCTGGTGCCGCTTCGGCGTGCAGGACTCGGTGGCGATGGCCATCGCGCTGGAGCTCCGCTACCGGGGCCTGCGCAGCCCGCACAAGTTGAAGATGGGCGTCTCCGGCTGCGCCCGCGAATGCGCCGAGGCCCGGGGCAAGGACGTGGGCGTGATCGCCACCGCGGACGGCTGGAACCTCTACGTCGGCGGCAACGGCGGCGCCACCCCGGCCCACGCCCAGCTGCTGGCCAAGGACCTCGACGACGCCACCCTGGTCAAGTACATCGACCGCTACTTTATGTACTACATCCGCACCGCCGACCGGCTGCAACGCACCGCCCGCTGGCAGGAGGAGCTCGACGGCGGCATCAAGCACGTGGCGGACGTGGTGGTGCACGACACCCTCGGCATCGCCGCGGACCTCGAAGCGGCCATGGCCAAGCACGTGGACACCTACATCGACGAATGGGCCGACACCCTGAAGGACCCCGACCGGCTGCGCCGCTTCCGTTCCTTCGTCAACGCCCCGGACCAGCGGGACGACTCGATCACGCATCTCCCCGACGAACGCGGCCAGATGCGCCCCGCCACCGCGGAAGAAAAAGCCGCCGGCAGGCAACCCGTGCTCATCGGCGCCAGCATTCCGGTCCGGTCCAGCAACGAAAACGAGGTTTAA